One stretch of Roseimicrobium sp. ORNL1 DNA includes these proteins:
- a CDS encoding right-handed parallel beta-helix repeat-containing protein has protein sequence MKPSHLFTALCLTVTAALFASPLQAEEIKTVRDFGAKGDGTTDDTQAIQKAVDSGHGSLVFTKGTYKLTKPITINLDTTGFTSLTGDGTPRIIMSGAGPAFHFVGTHEGSAAPSDFKPNVWEKQRMPIVRGIEIVGDHKEANGLEFTGVMELTVTETNIRECFHAIHFTKRNRNLIVANCHLYHNRGVGVLYDNVNIHQSNIVGCHISYNAGGGVVTRGGNVRNLHIGTCDIESNMSPDTPPTANVLIDCTGGSTGEVAVTGCTLQHNSKSPGSANIRVLGTGTLSEKKADPTKEGHIAITGNVFSDVKVNIHLDNARGVNITGNSFWEGFEHDLLIENSQAIVVGPNDFDRNPRYSVNGNWAKDINGLVFRNCSDCKVAGVLVSGVWNKDAAVLLENCDRMTVSDCSILDSDGIGLWLKNCTRTKISDNVIRDDREEKKMTLSLKVEGGKDNKFDDNVLANGSEGL, from the coding sequence ATGAAGCCCTCGCACCTGTTCACCGCTCTCTGCCTGACCGTCACGGCCGCCCTCTTCGCCTCGCCTCTCCAGGCGGAGGAAATCAAGACCGTGCGCGACTTCGGCGCGAAGGGCGATGGCACCACGGATGACACCCAGGCGATCCAGAAGGCGGTCGACTCGGGGCATGGCAGCCTCGTCTTTACGAAGGGCACCTACAAGCTGACGAAGCCCATCACCATCAATCTCGATACCACGGGCTTCACCTCGCTCACGGGAGATGGCACCCCGCGCATCATCATGAGCGGTGCGGGCCCAGCGTTCCATTTCGTTGGCACCCATGAAGGCTCTGCCGCCCCCTCCGACTTCAAGCCGAACGTCTGGGAAAAGCAGCGCATGCCCATCGTGCGCGGCATCGAGATCGTGGGCGACCACAAGGAGGCGAATGGCCTGGAGTTCACCGGCGTGATGGAACTCACCGTCACCGAGACAAACATCCGCGAGTGCTTCCACGCCATCCATTTCACCAAGCGCAATCGCAACCTCATTGTCGCCAACTGCCACCTGTATCACAACCGCGGTGTCGGCGTGCTCTATGACAATGTAAACATCCACCAGAGCAACATCGTCGGCTGTCACATCAGCTACAACGCCGGCGGTGGCGTGGTCACGCGCGGTGGGAACGTTCGCAACCTGCACATCGGCACCTGCGACATCGAGAGCAACATGTCACCCGACACACCTCCCACGGCGAATGTCCTCATCGACTGCACGGGCGGCTCCACGGGAGAAGTCGCGGTGACCGGCTGCACGCTCCAGCACAACAGCAAGTCTCCCGGCAGCGCGAACATCCGCGTGCTCGGTACCGGCACGCTCAGCGAGAAGAAGGCAGACCCCACCAAGGAGGGCCACATCGCCATCACCGGAAATGTTTTCAGTGACGTGAAGGTGAACATCCACCTCGACAACGCCCGCGGCGTGAACATCACCGGCAACTCCTTCTGGGAGGGCTTCGAGCACGACCTCCTCATTGAAAACAGCCAGGCCATCGTGGTCGGCCCCAATGACTTCGACCGCAACCCCCGCTACTCGGTGAATGGCAACTGGGCCAAGGACATCAACGGCCTCGTCTTCCGCAACTGCTCCGACTGCAAGGTGGCTGGCGTGCTGGTGAGCGGCGTGTGGAATAAGGACGCCGCTGTCCTGCTGGAAAACTGCGACCGCATGACCGTGAGCGATTGCAGCATTCTCGACAGCGACGGCATCGGCCTGTGGCTGAAGAACTGCACCCGCACCAAGATCTCCGACAACGTGATCCGCGATGACCGCGAGGAGAAGAAGATGACCCTCTCCCTGAAAGTGGAAGGCGGGAAGGACAACAAGTTTGATGACAACGTGCTGGCCAACGGGAGCGAGGGGCTATGA
- a CDS encoding von Willebrand factor type A domain-containing protein translates to MNAKLTAYALNELPPDERAALEAEMETNPALRVEAEEMRKFCALLHDEVADADKEALTTEQRVRVLREFSADTQPQLQPQAKKAERSIWRHPAFLVPTAIAACTTVMLVINLNDKRYVPLKDKQPAPATEQVKLLVEKRLAERNNGRGTAEDVRVKFEKAGRPVVASGQTPAPGKPETPALVAANSPTVRDAETNALLPLPKAGAPASPTLLMPQSLDGSELALQQTTAAAGVPEAMSSDLNGVSSLGRVSGSADIASRGIDIGAARPLQRYQFTPEGFSFAGTPAVAEADTSNAWSTPAQGYVDLNEPKLNLSPSATPSLPPPAGTAPFGPGLATGIFGAGILPDESRTMSPVDGGLASTFNNSGDMNGRSSLIQAPALDATPTMGTAYNDQGTTGMSKVGAGSLTLSGPSSGGTPIAGEPVNTYSGGTTITAGRIIAANGAPATPAPDETTVTTSGAITMGTSSTAAAPAPGTEHYKRRETKKELVPGWRADVAAREPTIAPTAPKGAIAGSGGVKLQPNVGTLVGNAPLAPAPSSSPAAAAARPAMTKDGAYVSAAAPAAPAAPAATGSLALGDSAMPADAVPAASLASANQLAASPYRAEPVGEYDDPMLASNTAGASTRAPAASAPYVPPVTVKSLPAESTSPLIPELERLEDLQQTTAERIKDLRDKAKDLDARARQRDIRNPSGETYTPIYENPFLQVAQQPLSTFSIDVDTASYANVRRFLNKGQRPPADAVRLEELINYFPYTYEPPAEDGSPFSVTVDMAEAPWQPMHRLARIALKGREVRKDRGAANFVFLVDVSGSMDQPDKLPLVKQSLRMLTEQLKDTDRVAIVTYAGESGVKLSSTPGSERKKIINAIDNLDAGGSTNGAGGIRMAYQQAAENFVQEGVNRVILCTDGDFNVGISSPEELEKLIAEKAKSRVFLSVLGYGTGNLKDRTMETLADKGNGNYAYIDSLSEARKVLVDQMNATLVTIAKDVKIQVEFNPGQVAAYRLLGYENRALAKEDFNNDRKDAGEIGAGHTVTALYEIVPVGAGMTTPDGRPMVDELKYAPKPAVPAETPAAAPVIPGGTPSKETMTVKLRYKHPEGDKSQLLEVPVTDKGQTMGDAPQDFVFAAGVTGFGMMLRNSQYSGELTWDMVRALSLRGKGEDPMGYRGEFLQLIDKARGLMEGRE, encoded by the coding sequence ATGAATGCGAAACTAACCGCCTACGCCCTGAATGAGCTGCCGCCTGATGAGCGCGCCGCCCTGGAGGCTGAGATGGAGACCAATCCCGCCCTGCGCGTGGAAGCGGAGGAGATGCGCAAGTTCTGCGCCCTGCTCCACGACGAGGTCGCCGATGCGGACAAAGAGGCGCTCACCACGGAGCAGCGCGTGCGTGTGCTACGCGAATTCAGCGCGGACACACAACCGCAACTCCAGCCGCAGGCAAAGAAAGCCGAGCGCTCCATCTGGCGGCATCCGGCCTTCCTCGTGCCCACGGCCATCGCGGCCTGCACGACGGTGATGCTGGTGATCAATCTGAATGACAAACGGTACGTTCCCCTGAAAGACAAACAGCCCGCACCCGCCACGGAACAGGTGAAACTCCTCGTGGAGAAGCGTCTGGCAGAGCGCAACAATGGCAGGGGCACGGCGGAAGATGTACGCGTGAAGTTTGAAAAGGCCGGCAGGCCAGTGGTGGCATCCGGCCAGACTCCCGCTCCCGGCAAGCCCGAAACGCCCGCGCTGGTGGCGGCGAATTCCCCCACCGTCCGTGATGCAGAGACCAATGCCCTGCTGCCGCTGCCCAAGGCCGGAGCGCCAGCATCACCCACCTTGCTGATGCCGCAGTCGCTCGATGGATCCGAGTTGGCCTTGCAGCAGACGACCGCGGCTGCCGGTGTGCCGGAAGCCATGAGCAGCGACCTCAATGGAGTGAGTTCCTTGGGTCGCGTGTCCGGCTCTGCGGACATTGCCAGCCGCGGCATTGATATCGGCGCAGCACGTCCTTTGCAGCGCTATCAGTTCACCCCTGAGGGATTCAGTTTCGCGGGCACCCCTGCCGTGGCAGAAGCCGACACGTCCAACGCCTGGTCAACTCCAGCACAAGGGTACGTGGATCTCAACGAGCCCAAGCTGAACCTCTCCCCGAGTGCGACTCCTTCACTGCCGCCTCCTGCCGGCACCGCACCCTTTGGCCCGGGCCTTGCCACCGGCATCTTCGGCGCGGGCATCTTGCCTGACGAAAGCAGGACCATGAGTCCTGTCGATGGCGGTCTTGCCAGCACCTTCAACAATAGCGGCGATATGAATGGCCGCTCTTCGCTCATCCAAGCGCCTGCGCTCGATGCCACGCCCACAATGGGCACGGCGTATAACGATCAGGGCACCACGGGCATGAGCAAGGTCGGTGCGGGCTCACTCACCCTATCCGGCCCCTCGAGCGGAGGCACCCCCATTGCAGGCGAACCGGTGAATACCTACTCTGGTGGAACGACCATCACAGCAGGAAGAATCATCGCGGCGAACGGTGCTCCGGCAACACCTGCCCCCGATGAGACTACGGTGACAACGAGCGGAGCCATCACGATGGGAACGTCCTCCACAGCGGCAGCGCCAGCACCAGGGACAGAGCACTACAAGCGGAGAGAGACGAAAAAGGAATTGGTTCCCGGATGGAGAGCGGACGTAGCAGCGCGTGAACCCACCATTGCCCCCACGGCCCCCAAAGGCGCCATCGCTGGCAGTGGCGGCGTGAAGTTGCAACCCAATGTAGGCACCTTGGTTGGCAACGCTCCCCTTGCCCCTGCACCTTCATCTTCCCCTGCGGCAGCCGCGGCGCGACCCGCCATGACGAAGGACGGCGCCTATGTTTCGGCAGCCGCCCCTGCCGCCCCTGCCGCTCCCGCGGCCACGGGGTCTCTGGCTCTCGGTGACTCAGCCATGCCCGCGGATGCAGTGCCTGCCGCCTCACTGGCCTCTGCAAACCAGCTCGCGGCGAGCCCATACCGGGCCGAACCTGTAGGTGAATATGATGACCCTATGCTTGCCTCGAATACTGCGGGCGCATCCACTCGCGCCCCGGCAGCGTCAGCTCCCTATGTGCCGCCTGTCACGGTAAAAAGTCTCCCTGCCGAGTCCACCTCGCCGCTCATTCCTGAGCTGGAAAGGCTGGAGGATTTGCAACAGACCACAGCGGAGCGCATCAAAGACCTCCGGGACAAGGCGAAGGATCTGGATGCGCGCGCCCGCCAGAGGGACATCCGCAATCCCAGCGGCGAAACCTACACGCCCATCTACGAAAACCCCTTCCTGCAGGTCGCGCAGCAGCCGCTGTCCACCTTCTCCATCGATGTGGATACCGCGAGCTACGCCAATGTGCGCCGCTTCCTGAACAAGGGACAGCGCCCACCGGCGGATGCCGTGCGTCTGGAAGAGCTCATCAACTACTTCCCCTACACGTATGAACCGCCAGCGGAAGACGGCTCGCCCTTCTCCGTGACCGTGGACATGGCGGAGGCGCCCTGGCAGCCCATGCACCGCCTCGCACGCATCGCGCTGAAGGGACGTGAGGTTCGCAAGGACCGTGGCGCGGCGAACTTCGTCTTCCTCGTGGATGTCTCCGGCTCCATGGACCAGCCGGACAAGCTGCCGCTGGTGAAGCAGTCCCTGCGCATGCTCACGGAGCAACTCAAGGACACCGACCGCGTGGCCATCGTCACCTATGCAGGTGAGAGCGGGGTGAAGCTCTCCTCCACCCCGGGCAGCGAACGCAAGAAAATCATCAACGCCATCGACAACCTCGATGCCGGTGGCTCCACCAATGGCGCCGGTGGTATCCGCATGGCCTACCAGCAGGCCGCGGAAAACTTCGTCCAAGAAGGCGTGAATCGTGTGATCCTGTGCACCGATGGCGACTTCAATGTGGGCATCAGCTCACCTGAGGAACTGGAAAAGCTCATCGCGGAAAAGGCAAAGAGCCGTGTCTTCCTCAGCGTGCTCGGCTACGGCACCGGCAATCTCAAGGACCGCACCATGGAGACCCTCGCGGACAAGGGGAATGGCAACTACGCCTACATCGACTCCCTCAGCGAAGCGCGCAAAGTCCTGGTGGACCAGATGAATGCCACGCTGGTGACCATCGCCAAGGACGTGAAGATTCAGGTGGAGTTCAATCCCGGCCAGGTCGCCGCCTATCGCCTGCTCGGTTATGAAAACCGCGCGCTGGCGAAGGAGGACTTCAACAACGACCGCAAAGACGCTGGTGAAATCGGCGCAGGCCATACCGTGACCGCCTTGTATGAGATCGTTCCCGTGGGCGCAGGCATGACCACGCCGGACGGACGTCCCATGGTGGATGAACTCAAGTACGCCCCCAAGCCTGCCGTGCCCGCTGAAACACCCGCCGCTGCGCCCGTCATCCCTGGCGGCACCCCCAGCAAGGAAACCATGACCGTGAAGCTCCGCTACAAGCACCCCGAGGGCGACAAGAGCCAGCTCCTCGAAGTACCTGTGACGGACAAGGGACAGACCATGGGTGATGCACCGCAGGACTTCGTCTTCGCCGCAGGCGTCACCGGCTTCGGCATGATGCTGCGCAACTCCCAGTACTCCGGCGAACTCACCTGGGACATGGTCCGCGCCCTCTCCCTGCGCGGTAAAGGTGAAGACCCCATGGGCTACCGCGGAGAGTTCCTGCAACTCATCGATAAGGCACGCGGGCTGATGGAAGGGCGGGAATAA
- a CDS encoding PH domain-containing protein yields the protein MASANARYFLPDHPTLKDVYSKNDLRAMLVAGTLSRSDMVLDDETGHGHLLGDLLAMPYPDVTIMPSRSTGSSSASGTNSGSGSAGSGCGNMAPRPQLPPNHEFRADTPLPRPETDFRPPSQRRTTSREERAYQQQRDDAGDDDEEEEQDDDATFEDEDDLDDALLDERAEDYHHEDEDEDAEEEGHPDAPAQHLRPPTPAPASTTPVQEWRPGHPYGGMMRAQLGPVETFYPEERGPEETLYQGHPSWLAYPKSLLALLLLIISAVVSHRMQFGLEWVLLFGSVAGLILLFVGLDRFTCAYIVTTRRVEMEYGVLGRNTREVRIRDIRSIDVQQGGWRALLGMGNVRFDSSVSSGPEVYFRDVHRPHAIKELVREMQK from the coding sequence ATGGCCTCCGCCAATGCTCGCTACTTTCTGCCTGACCATCCGACCCTGAAGGATGTGTACAGCAAGAATGATCTGCGCGCGATGCTCGTCGCCGGCACACTCAGCCGGAGTGACATGGTCCTGGATGATGAAACAGGACACGGCCACCTCCTCGGGGACCTGCTGGCCATGCCCTACCCGGACGTGACCATCATGCCGAGCCGCAGCACGGGCAGCAGCTCCGCCAGCGGCACCAACAGCGGCAGCGGTAGCGCTGGTAGTGGATGCGGCAACATGGCACCCCGTCCGCAACTGCCGCCCAATCACGAGTTCCGCGCGGATACACCCCTGCCGCGACCGGAGACGGACTTCCGCCCACCCTCTCAACGGCGCACGACCTCCCGTGAGGAACGCGCCTACCAGCAGCAGCGTGATGATGCCGGTGATGACGACGAAGAAGAAGAGCAGGACGACGACGCCACCTTTGAGGATGAAGATGACCTCGACGATGCGTTGCTCGACGAGCGTGCCGAAGACTACCATCATGAAGATGAAGATGAAGATGCCGAGGAAGAAGGCCATCCCGATGCCCCGGCACAGCATCTGAGGCCCCCCACCCCTGCCCCCGCGTCCACAACTCCGGTCCAGGAATGGAGACCCGGGCATCCGTATGGCGGCATGATGCGGGCACAGCTGGGCCCGGTGGAGACTTTTTACCCCGAGGAGCGCGGACCGGAGGAAACGCTCTACCAGGGCCACCCGAGCTGGCTGGCGTATCCGAAGTCCCTGCTCGCGCTCCTCCTGTTGATCATCAGTGCAGTGGTATCACACCGCATGCAGTTCGGCCTGGAGTGGGTACTGCTCTTTGGGTCCGTGGCGGGATTGATTCTGCTCTTCGTGGGACTGGACCGCTTTACCTGCGCCTACATCGTCACCACGCGGCGGGTGGAAATGGAATATGGCGTGCTCGGTCGGAACACCCGCGAGGTGCGCATCCGCGACATCCGGTCCATCGACGTGCAACAAGGCGGCTGGCGCGCGCTGCTGGGCATGGGAAATGTGCGCTTCGATTCGTCCGTCAGCTCAGGACCGGAGGTCTATTTCAGGGACGTGCACCGTCCCCATGCCATCAAGGAACTGGTGCGCGAGATGCAGAAGTGA
- a CDS encoding sigma-70 family RNA polymerase sigma factor: protein MPTEAFMSSRDPDHAFLLAALDRYEKPLIRYAIGIVGDLSQARDIAQDVFIRLSQSLDTLDRERLAPWLFTVCRNRALDHQRKFNRIIPMENDVLDMETSNAPTPADVLEEQETSGQINRWIDQLPDKQREAVKLKFESGLSYKEISEVLKTSVGNVGTLIHLGVTTLRERWLALNA from the coding sequence ATGCCCACCGAAGCCTTCATGAGCAGTCGCGACCCCGACCACGCCTTCCTCCTTGCAGCCCTGGACCGGTATGAGAAACCCCTCATCCGCTACGCCATCGGCATCGTGGGAGACTTGAGTCAGGCGCGTGACATCGCCCAGGACGTCTTCATCCGGCTGAGCCAGAGCCTGGACACGCTGGATCGCGAGAGGCTGGCACCGTGGCTCTTCACAGTCTGCCGGAACCGCGCCCTGGATCATCAGCGAAAATTCAACCGCATCATTCCCATGGAAAACGACGTGCTCGACATGGAAACCTCCAACGCCCCGACTCCGGCGGACGTCCTGGAGGAACAGGAAACCAGCGGCCAGATCAACCGGTGGATCGACCAGCTGCCGGACAAGCAGCGCGAGGCCGTGAAGCTGAAATTCGAAAGCGGGCTGAGCTACAAGGAAATCAGCGAGGTGCTGAAGACGAGCGTGGGAAATGTGGGCACGCTCATCCACCTGGGAGTCACCACACTAAGAGAGCGCTGGCTCGCCCTGAATGCATGA
- a CDS encoding PIG-L family deacetylase produces MPLPQTILAIGAHYDDCVFGIPGILLQAVRKHHRVVILSLIGDYTNWPPVQGREPQLLEITKQLAQERGMEMRFLKHASMHFRLGEDTQREVAEIVEDVKPTTAFMLWPQDRHPDHESAASICKAALMQPRTILGRDCPSPRRVFCYDNGPRHTIGFEPNTFVDVTAEWPASMEWLGRLMAFVNKKEYDATTPDSSRMAKESLARYRGATCGVKYAEAVWAMTASPVEIL; encoded by the coding sequence ATGCCCCTCCCCCAGACCATCCTTGCCATCGGCGCCCACTATGACGACTGCGTCTTCGGCATTCCCGGCATCCTGCTCCAGGCCGTGCGCAAGCATCACCGGGTGGTCATTCTCTCGCTCATCGGCGACTACACGAACTGGCCACCGGTGCAGGGACGCGAGCCGCAGCTTCTGGAGATAACGAAGCAGCTCGCCCAGGAGCGTGGGATGGAGATGCGCTTCCTGAAGCACGCCTCCATGCACTTCCGCCTCGGCGAGGACACGCAGCGTGAGGTCGCGGAGATTGTGGAGGACGTGAAGCCCACGACTGCCTTCATGTTGTGGCCGCAGGATCGCCATCCGGATCACGAGTCCGCAGCTTCCATCTGCAAGGCCGCTCTCATGCAGCCACGCACCATCCTGGGACGCGACTGCCCTTCGCCACGTCGCGTGTTCTGTTATGACAACGGCCCGCGCCACACCATCGGGTTCGAACCGAACACCTTCGTAGACGTCACCGCCGAGTGGCCCGCCTCCATGGAGTGGCTGGGCAGGCTCATGGCCTTCGTGAACAAGAAGGAGTATGACGCCACCACGCCCGACTCCAGCCGCATGGCCAAGGAATCCCTCGCCCGCTACCGTGGCGCCACCTGCGGGGTGAAATACGCCGAGGCTGTCTGGGCCATGACCGCCTCGCCGGTGGAGATTCTCTGA